The Anastrepha ludens isolate Willacy chromosome X, idAnaLude1.1, whole genome shotgun sequence genome includes a window with the following:
- the LOC128869731 gene encoding uncharacterized protein LOC128869731, translating into MSYKDAACSTKLGIIPPDYPPTVWSTERLTAIQHAILEAIRKKQTGAAKPKFNSCTFRPGYIVISCGCDDMANWLKEVVPKLKPWKDAQLKIVQETDIPRPQIFVGHFPELDSPSTEDIISLLDGQNEGLNTNDWRVLNRVRKGTVVEITIAIDPISAEVIKTSNNEFGKTQLRPKSKGPIDPPKVTEQDPDPSAKQSSEEAGTLTPTASIAQDDKASCSRHEPEKPTTSGTWRHNVAEGIRMRPPLQAEKKAHSHNKDRRGDQMSAEEAVLLKSNRGKKKAAIAKRRITR; encoded by the coding sequence ATGTCTTACAAAGACGCGGCGTGTAGCACGAAGTTGGGAATAATTCCTCCTGACTATCCCCCTACAGTATGGTCGACGGAAAGACTAACGGCCATACAACATGCTATCCTGGAGGCGATAAGGAAAAAGCAGACTGGCGCTGCAAAGCCCAAATTTAATAGCTGCACCTTTCGCCCAGGATATATAGTTATATCATGCGGCTGCGATGATATGGCTAATTGGCTAAAGGAAGTAGTTCCTAAGCTGAAGCCGTGGAAAGATGCACAGCTGAAGATTGTGCAGGAGACGGACATACCGCGCCCACAAATCTTCGTTGGTCACTTTCCAGAATTGGACAGCCCCTCAACTGAGGATATTATTAGCCTCCTTGACGGCCAAAACGAGGGCCTCAACACCAATGACTGGCGGGTGCTCAACAGAGTGCGCAAGGGTACTGTGGTAGAAATTACCATTGCTATTGACCCAATCTCCGCAGAAGTCATAAAGACTTCCAACAACGAGTTCGGTAAAACCCAACTTCGGCCAAAATCTAAAGGCCCGATTGATCCGCCTAAGGTTACCGAACAGGACCCTGACCCCTCGGCGAAACAAAGCTCTGAGGAAGCGGGAACTTTGACTCCAACGGCTTCAATAGCCCAGGACGATAAGGCCAGCTGCTCCAGACACGAGCCAGAAAAGCCAACAACTTCCGGCACATGGCGCCATAACGTGGCCGAGGGTATCCGCATGCGACCCCCGCTGCAGGCTGAAAAAAAAGCGCACAGCCACAACAAGGATCGAAGGGGGGATCAGATGTCCGCTGAGGAAGCAGTCCTGCTGAAAAGCAACCGAGGCAAGAAAAAGGCAGCCATTGCCAAACGAAGGATCACTAGATGA
- the LOC128869730 gene encoding uncharacterized protein LOC128869730, giving the protein MERAAKRQKAGGQKYPTFSEVVKGGGEILAVIDKGEEEGVIPKEKWRWIEEANAEVYLQILEEHPGPPPLCHDAGWYQGRAKLIACEDNRSATLCRLAVNKIGEVWPGAKLDAVSKDEIPSRPRARVWIPAKPAEPNKIEEIFKSCNRDLPTHNWKVGRIEEPVEGRRQVMLILNGESLGSLTQKNNVVRFGFVDATIRIYRSDEPALNSDEESDKASLRSDTAEGLANSQCSTDSERLTGVGPLFNEDDLLDDIEISEEDVEVTMVEMKRTDSHEADPN; this is encoded by the coding sequence ATGGAAAGGGCCGCCAAAAGACAGAAGGCAGGTGGCCAAAAATATCCAACCTTTAGTGAGGTGGTAAAAGGCGGCGGTGAGATACTGGCCGTCATCGACAAAGGAGAGGAGGAAGGAGTGATTCCTAAGGAAAAATGGAGGTGGATTGAGGAGGCTAACGCCGAAGTGTACCTTCAGATCCTAGAGGAGCACCCCGGACCCCCTCCCCTTTGTCATGACGCAGGCTGGTATCAAGGTAGAGCAAAACTCATCGCCTGCGAAGACAATAGGTCAGCCACGCTCTGCAGGTTGGCCGTAAACAAGATAGGAGAGGTTTGGCCGGGTGCCAAACTCGATGCGGTCAGCAAGGATGAAATTCCAAGCAGGCCTCGAGCTCGAGTTTGGATTCCGGCAAAGCCGGCAGAGCCaaacaaaattgaagaaattttcaaGTCCTGCAACAGAGACCTGCCAACACATAATTGGAAGGTAGGGAGAATAGAGGAGCCAGTAGAAGGTAGGCGACAGGTGATGCTCATCCTCAATGGAGAATCGCTCGGCTCTTTGACGCAGAAAAACAATGTCGTGAGGTTCGGGTTCGTTGACGCAACCATTCGAATCTATCGCAGCGACGAGCCAGCTTTGAACTCAGATGAGGAGAGTGACAAAGCCAGCTTGCGGAGCGATACTGCAGAAGGGTTGGCCAACAGCCAATGCTCAACCGACTCGGAGAGGCTGACCGGTGTGGGGCCGCTTTTTAACGAAGATGATCTCCTTGATGACATTGAGATCTCGGAGGAGGACGTCGAGGTCACGATGGTGGAGATGAAACGGACAGATTCTCATGAAGCTGATCCAAATTAA